In the Arachis ipaensis cultivar K30076 chromosome B10, Araip1.1, whole genome shotgun sequence genome, one interval contains:
- the LOC107621161 gene encoding uncharacterized protein LOC107621161 isoform X2, which yields MCYMHGKVKRFPSLDLDYVNFFDLVTLFKELGYTRYKEIFWLDMRTPNMEAGLHAIKEDMENQMRENKLMNRDIDELHIYFEHEVDMAEVIEDGVALGTVVVSSSSSSSDDGYETTEDEPYKPPLSRYETDDSSSDEGIRAKKKKRRPKKSLSGKRQVDEEATGYETDDKDSDEELRNTDGEGRKGG from the coding sequence ATGTGCTATATGCATGGAAAAGTGAAGAGGTTTCCCTCGCTGGACCTGGATTATGTGAATTTTTTTGACTTGGTGACATTGTTTAAGGAGTTGGGTTACACAAGGTATAAGGAGATATTTTGGCTAGATATGAGAACACCCAACATGGAGGCTGGTCTTCATGCCATAAAGGAGGATATGGAGAACCAGATGAGGGAAAATAAGCTTATGAACAGGGACATTGATGAATTGCATATTTATTTTGAACACGAAGTGGATATGGCTGAAGTAATTGAGGATGGTGTGGCCCTTGGGACTGTTGTGGTgagttcatcatcatcatcctctgaTGATGGATATGAGACAACAGAGGATGAGCCCTACAAGCCTCCTCTTTCTAGGTATGAGACAGATGACAGCAGTAGTGATGAAGGGATAagagcaaaaaagaaaaagaggcggCCAAAGAAATCATTGTCGGGTAAGAGACAAGTGGATGAAGAGGCTACTGGTTATGAAACAGATGACAAGGATAGTGATGAGGAACTTAGGAACACAGATGGTGAAGGGAGAAAAGGAGGCTAA
- the LOC107621161 gene encoding uncharacterized protein LOC107621161 isoform X1 — protein MEGHNSGPGPNVGRPRRGQKPSPVGGTEGGDKNNVGEGLDKFVSVPTNIEMDSDYEKPYEYESEAFNRPISSEDEGKTTYDPFDEDTKYGEVEFKVGQLFPTIELFKKELKDYFVYEGKDVLYIKNEKHRLRVACAADKCPWLIYISWNSASRCFQVKTLIDEHSCARDYGSNMADRHWVASKLIKKLLIQPDMKPRHAMEHMIKEYNIQLNPIMIARALKVARKEFYKAFQGSAN, from the coding sequence ATGGAAGGCCATAATTCTGGGCCTGGGCCGAATGTTGGGCGACCAAGAAGAGGGCAGAAACCAAGCCCTGTAGGTGGGACAGAGGGTGGTGACAAAAATAATGTGGGTGAAGGGCTTGATAAGTTTGTCTCGGTTCCAACCAATATTGAGATGGATAGTGACTATGAAAAGCCATATGAGTATGAGAGTGAGGCCTTCAATAGACCAATCTCTTCAGAGGACGAGGGTAAGACAACATATGATCCATTTGATGAAGATACTAAATATGGTGAGGTTGAGTTCAAGGTTGGACAGTTGTTCCCAACAATTGAGCTTTTCAAAAAGGAACTAAAAGACTACTTTGTTTATGAAGGAAAGGACGTCTTATACATTAAGAATGAGAAGCATAGACTGAGGGTAGCATGTGCAGCTGATAAATGTCCTTGGTTGATATATATTTCTTGGAATTCTGCCAGTAGATGCTTCCAGGTGAAGACCTTAATTGATGAGCATTCCTGTGCTCGGGACTATGGTAGTAACATGGCTGACCGTCATTGGGTGGCTTCTAAGCTAATTAAAAAACTTCTCATTCAACCCGACATGAAGCCAAGACATGCAATGGAGCATATGATAAAAGAATACAACATCCAGCTGAACCCAATAATGATTGCAAGGGCCCTGAAAGTTGCTAGGAAAGAATTTTATAAAGCATTTCAAGGATCAGCAAACTAA
- the LOC107621161 gene encoding uncharacterized protein LOC107621161 isoform X3 yields MTKKERRPAKLHIVITNDTSQNTPQDRPQEGTNVTPLQIDPLEKAKKNKKKQPKTIGRSNPSLTQDHVDEIPLSQTTPQADEPASETINLNQRPPQQPIDAPLFCGTFCAYLS; encoded by the exons ATGACCAAGAAAGAGAGAAGACCTGCTAAGTTACATATTGTAATTACCAATGACACCAGCCAAAACACACCACAG GATCGGCCACAAGAGGGCACTAATGTAACTCCACTTCAAATTGACCCTTTG gaaaaagcaaagaaaaataagaaaaagcaaCCTAAAACGATTGGAAGGTCTAATCCTTCACTTACTCAAGATCATGTGGATGAGATACCCCTGTCACAAACTACACCACAGGCAGATGAG CCTGCATCAGAGACAATCAACTTGAATCAGAGGCCACCACAACAGCccattgatgcaccactattttgtggtacattttgtgcttaCTTGAGttga
- the LOC107621161 gene encoding uncharacterized protein LOC107621161 isoform X4, with amino-acid sequence MTKKERRPAKLHIVITNDTSQNTPQDRPQEGTNVTPLQIDPLEKAKKNKKKQPKTIGRSNPSLTQDHVDEIPLSQTTPQADEPASETINLNQRPPQQPIDAPLFCGSKG; translated from the exons ATGACCAAGAAAGAGAGAAGACCTGCTAAGTTACATATTGTAATTACCAATGACACCAGCCAAAACACACCACAG GATCGGCCACAAGAGGGCACTAATGTAACTCCACTTCAAATTGACCCTTTG gaaaaagcaaagaaaaataagaaaaagcaaCCTAAAACGATTGGAAGGTCTAATCCTTCACTTACTCAAGATCATGTGGATGAGATACCCCTGTCACAAACTACACCACAGGCAGATGAG CCTGCATCAGAGACAATCAACTTGAATCAGAGGCCACCACAACAGCccattgatgcaccactattttgtg gttcaaaaggctag
- the LOC107621161 gene encoding uncharacterized protein LOC107621161 isoform X5 encodes MTKKERRPAKLHIVITNDTSQNTPQDRPQEGTNVTPLQIDPLSRKKQRKIRKSNLKRLEGLILHLLKIMWMRYPCHKLHHRQMSLHQRQST; translated from the exons ATGACCAAGAAAGAGAGAAGACCTGCTAAGTTACATATTGTAATTACCAATGACACCAGCCAAAACACACCACAG GATCGGCCACAAGAGGGCACTAATGTAACTCCACTTCAAATTGACCCTTTG TCTaggaaaaagcaaagaaaaataagaaaaagcaaCCTAAAACGATTGGAAGGTCTAATCCTTCACTTACTCAAGATCATGTGGATGAGATACCCCTGTCACAAACTACACCACAGGCAGATGAG CCTGCATCAGAGACAATCAACTTGA